The Benincasa hispida cultivar B227 chromosome 11, ASM972705v1, whole genome shotgun sequence genome has a segment encoding these proteins:
- the LOC120090560 gene encoding exopolygalacturonase-like encodes MGLSYLANGCVMSIMILLCICKYCNAQPKVFDILQFGAKPDGITDNSKALSNAWSEACGNSGGGVYATGDYWLSINQVNNLFIDGLGCLNGRGSTAWPYNSANRPVSMKLNNINTMSIKNISSYNSKLFHFAVHGCRDVTFDHVTVVAPADSPNTDGIHISSSSGINIMHSVIGTGDDCISLGPGSKFINITNVQCGPGHGISIGSLGKYPNEEDVFEVTIRDSTFIGTSNGVRIKSWSSSYSSMVSNVTFLNLQMNNVKNPIIIDQMYCPGTCGPHDEMSKSKVQIKDVRYEGIRGTSITQVAVNFECNQVFPCQDIMLQDINLPFNGGGQPTSICHNVKGSAFGQQLPPSCL; translated from the exons atgGGTTTGAGTTATTTAGCAAATGGATGTGTAATGTCCATTATGATATTACTTTgcatttgtaaatattgtaatGCTCAACCTAAAGTGTTCGATATCTTGCAATTTGGTGCCAAACCTGATGGAATAACCGATAACAGTAAG GCATTAAGTAATGCATGGAGTGAAGCTTGTGGAAATAGTGGAGGTGGTGTG TACGCCACCGGCGACTACTGGCTTAGTATCAACCAAGTCAACAACTTGTTCATCGATGGTTTGGGTTGCTTGAACGGTCGCGGTTCTACCGCTTGGCCATACAACTCCGCTAATCGTCCAGTC TCTATGAAGCTCAATAATATCAACACTATGAGTATCAAGAACATAAGCTCTTATAATAGCAAACTCTTCCATTTTGCGGTACATGGATGTCGTGACGTCACGTTTGACCACGTTACAGTGGTAGCTCCAGCAGACAGCCCCAACACAGATGGAATCCATATTTCATCATCGAGCGGTATCAACATCATGCATTCAGTGATCGGTACTGGAGATGATTGCATCTCCTTGGGCCCTGGAAGTAAATTCATCAACATAACCAATGTCCAATGTGGTCCTGGCCATGGAATTAGTATCGGTAGCCTTGGAAAGTACCCAAACGAAGAAGACGTCTTCGAAGTCACAATAAGAGACTCCACATTCATTGGCACATCCAATGGAGTGAGGATCAAATCATGGTCATCTTCATATTCCAGCATGGTTAGCAATGTCACATTTCTCAATCTCCAAATGAACAATGTCAAAAACCCTATCATCATTGATCAAATGTATTGCCCCGGTACTTGCGGTCCACATGATGAAATG AGTAAGTCAAAAGTGCAAATTAAAGATGTGAGATATGAAGGCATAAGGGGGACTTCAATTACCCAAGTGGCAGTAAATTTTGAGTGCAACCAAGTTTTTCCATGTCAAGACATAATGTTGCAAGACATTAACCTTCCTTTCAATGGTGGTGGCCAGCCAACTTCCATTTGTCATAATGTTAAGGGTTCTGCTTTTGGCCAACAATTGCCTCCCTCTTGTCTTTAA